The Sphingosinicella humi genome has a window encoding:
- a CDS encoding HIT family protein, producing MNETILRFGYPATLVADYDHWVVLLRPAQPTLGSLILAAKGEATAFADLSPAAFAEMGRVVADIEAALKGAVDYARINYLMLMMVDPHVHFHVIPRHEGTREAEGVAIEDKGWPKVPALGEAVALDEARTAALVAWLRALWPNAR from the coding sequence ATGAACGAGACGATCCTGCGTTTCGGCTATCCGGCGACTTTGGTCGCGGATTACGACCATTGGGTGGTGCTGCTGCGGCCTGCCCAGCCCACCCTCGGCAGCCTGATCCTCGCCGCCAAGGGCGAGGCCACCGCCTTCGCCGACCTCTCCCCTGCCGCCTTCGCCGAGATGGGGCGCGTCGTCGCCGATATCGAGGCGGCGCTCAAGGGCGCGGTCGATTATGCCCGCATCAACTATCTGATGCTGATGATGGTCGATCCCCACGTCCACTTCCACGTCATCCCGCGCCACGAAGGGACGCGCGAGGCGGAAGGCGTGGCGATCGAGGACAAGGGCTGGCCGAAGGTGCCGGCGCTGGGCGAGGCGGTGGCTCTGGACGAGGCGCGCACAGCCGCGCTCGTCGCCTGGCTCAGAGCGCTTTGGCCCAACGCGCGGTAA
- a CDS encoding CDP-alcohol phosphatidyltransferase family protein, translating to MTGIVAVGENDTKLWGLTAGERLERIVRARGLEEAPVIAHLGYVWDPAWLVHVAGRPGAIVTLGGVPVLAHVEGEAERERIIAAMRENRPITEGLAWEESGGLLNDELRKRERPFMDRLAQDTVRSLERASYFGAYKGVTDILTKYLWPEWALVLTRLAARIGMTPNQVTLIGAILCVAATFAFYHGHYWSGLAMGLVFMVLDTVDGKLARCTITSSWWGNVFDHGIDLVHPPFWWWAWGMGLIPYGLPLEPAVFWGVMAVIVGGYVVQRLIEGAFIGLFGMHIHVWRPFDSRFRLVTARRNPNMVILLAFLIAGRPDWGLIAVAAWTLLSLLVHLVRLLQAMAEKARGREVTSWLG from the coding sequence GTGACGGGGATCGTCGCCGTCGGCGAGAACGACACGAAATTATGGGGCCTGACCGCTGGCGAGCGGCTGGAGCGGATCGTGCGGGCGCGCGGGCTCGAAGAGGCGCCGGTGATCGCCCATCTCGGCTATGTCTGGGACCCGGCCTGGCTCGTCCATGTCGCAGGCCGGCCCGGCGCGATCGTGACCTTGGGGGGCGTCCCCGTGCTCGCCCATGTCGAAGGCGAGGCCGAGCGGGAGCGGATCATCGCGGCGATGCGCGAGAACCGCCCCATTACGGAGGGGCTCGCCTGGGAGGAAAGCGGCGGCCTCCTCAACGACGAACTGAGGAAGCGCGAGCGGCCGTTCATGGATCGGCTCGCGCAGGACACGGTGCGCAGCCTCGAACGGGCCAGCTATTTCGGCGCCTATAAAGGCGTCACCGACATCCTCACCAAATATCTCTGGCCCGAATGGGCGCTGGTGCTGACGCGGCTGGCGGCGCGGATCGGGATGACGCCCAACCAGGTGACCCTGATCGGCGCGATCCTGTGCGTGGCGGCGACCTTCGCTTTCTATCACGGCCATTACTGGTCCGGCCTCGCCATGGGCCTCGTCTTCATGGTGCTCGACACGGTGGACGGAAAGCTCGCCCGCTGCACCATCACTTCTTCCTGGTGGGGCAATGTGTTCGATCACGGCATCGACCTCGTCCACCCCCCGTTCTGGTGGTGGGCCTGGGGGATGGGGCTCATCCCTTATGGGCTGCCGCTGGAGCCGGCGGTTTTCTGGGGCGTGATGGCGGTGATCGTCGGCGGCTATGTCGTCCAGCGGCTGATCGAGGGCGCGTTCATCGGCCTCTTCGGCATGCACATCCACGTCTGGCGGCCGTTCGACAGCCGCTTCCGGCTGGTGACCGCACGCCGCAATCCCAATATGGTGATCCTTCTCGCCTTCCTGATCGCGGGACGGCCGGATTGGGGGCTGATCGCGGTCGCGGCCTGGACTTTGCTCTCCCTGCTCGTTCACCTGGTGCGGCTGCTCCAGGCGATGGCGGAGAAAGCGCGCGGCCGCGAGGTGACGAGCTGGCTCGGCTGA
- a CDS encoding FAD-dependent oxidoreductase — MMDLNESRDLTSLAGDVCVIGAGAAGISLARRLLAAGHEVILLESGGLDYEKPIADLAAGENVGLDYYELEDTRLRFFGGTTAIWGGRCAEFDPIDLEKRDYVPHSGWPIGWDELEHYYREARPLFDLPDEPLTPERFRAAGVPLPRFDADRLATPLWTFDRRFNRFTFDACEDLRSDPRCRIVTHATVTEIKAAESGTGIAQVEARSLAGATLTVKARTYVLAAGGIENARLLLASRSVMPDGLGNAHDQVGRYFMEHPHARGGRVVDGGAWQLLKAFGRRHRIQGQDMAALIAPSEALQRREGILNTSLTIVARQPEGARQFFGMKAYSGIKHNMAPTRGGRALWMTTKKAASWAQRHVDPARPWLLNRIGNLDIALLVRAEQAPNPDSRVMLTREADATGMPRVALDWRLSEIDTRSVAVLIDVLGGELKRLELGRVEPAPWLKDRGWRFDPLISSHPIGGYHHLGTTRMGSDPRTSVTDGDGRVHGIGNLYVAGSSLFPTGSWANPTLTIVALALRTADRIAGARA, encoded by the coding sequence ATGATGGACCTGAACGAATCCCGCGATTTAACGTCACTCGCCGGCGACGTCTGCGTGATCGGAGCGGGGGCGGCGGGTATCAGCCTCGCGCGGCGGTTGCTGGCGGCGGGTCACGAGGTGATCCTGCTCGAGAGCGGCGGACTCGATTACGAGAAGCCGATCGCCGATCTCGCCGCCGGGGAGAATGTCGGCCTCGACTATTACGAGCTGGAGGATACGCGGCTGCGCTTCTTCGGCGGCACCACCGCCATCTGGGGCGGGCGCTGCGCGGAGTTCGACCCGATCGATCTCGAGAAGCGCGACTATGTGCCCCATTCGGGCTGGCCGATCGGCTGGGACGAGCTGGAGCATTATTATCGCGAAGCCCGGCCGCTCTTCGACCTGCCGGACGAACCGCTGACGCCGGAGCGCTTCCGCGCCGCGGGTGTGCCGCTGCCACGCTTCGATGCGGACAGGCTGGCGACGCCGCTCTGGACCTTCGACCGGCGGTTCAACCGCTTCACCTTCGATGCCTGCGAGGATCTGAGGTCCGATCCCCGCTGCCGCATCGTCACCCATGCGACGGTGACCGAGATCAAGGCGGCGGAGTCGGGCACCGGGATCGCGCAAGTCGAGGCGCGGTCGCTGGCCGGCGCGACTTTGACCGTCAAGGCCCGCACCTATGTGCTGGCGGCCGGCGGGATCGAGAATGCGCGGCTGCTGCTCGCCTCGCGCTCGGTGATGCCGGATGGGCTCGGCAACGCTCACGACCAGGTCGGCCGCTATTTCATGGAGCATCCCCATGCGCGCGGCGGGCGCGTCGTCGACGGCGGAGCGTGGCAGCTGCTGAAAGCGTTCGGCCGGCGCCACCGCATCCAGGGCCAGGACATGGCCGCGCTGATCGCGCCGTCGGAGGCGCTTCAGCGGCGCGAGGGGATTCTCAACACCTCGCTCACCATTGTCGCGCGCCAGCCAGAGGGCGCACGGCAGTTCTTCGGCATGAAGGCCTATTCGGGCATCAAGCATAATATGGCGCCGACCCGCGGCGGCCGCGCGCTCTGGATGACGACCAAGAAGGCGGCGAGCTGGGCGCAGCGCCATGTCGATCCGGCGCGGCCGTGGCTCCTCAACAGGATCGGCAACCTCGACATCGCCCTTCTCGTCCGCGCCGAGCAGGCGCCCAATCCCGACAGCCGCGTGATGCTGACGCGCGAGGCCGACGCGACGGGGATGCCGCGCGTCGCGCTAGACTGGCGCCTCTCGGAGATCGACACGCGCAGCGTCGCCGTGCTGATCGACGTGCTCGGCGGAGAGTTGAAGCGGCTGGAGCTCGGTCGGGTCGAGCCGGCCCCTTGGCTGAAGGACAGAGGCTGGCGGTTCGACCCGCTCATCTCCTCCCACCCGATCGGCGGCTATCACCATCTGGGAACGACGCGCATGGGCAGCGACCCCAGGACCAGCGTGACCGACGGCGACGGGCGGGTGCACGGGATCGGCAATCTCTACGTCGCCGGCTCGTCGCTCTTTCCGACGGGGAGCTGGGCGAACCCCACCCTCACCATCGTCGCGCTGGCGCTGCGCACGGCCGACCGCATCGCGGGGGCGCGGGCGTGA
- the hutH gene encoding histidine ammonia-lyase yields MNPITLRPGFVTLAELRAVWGGAPVALEASAFDAIDAAQASVERIVASGRTVYGINTGFGLLAQTRIPHERLAELQTNLILSHSCGLGDDLSRPVMRLVMAMKVIGLARGHSGVRRIVVDRLLDMLERDAIPCVPAQGSVGASGDLAPLAHLSAAMLGHGRIALHGEIMPAAEALQRLELQPLELGPKEGLALINGTQVSTAIALDALFAGERVFASGLIAGGLSIEALKGTDAAFDPRIHAVRGQPGQIAVAKVLRDLLRHSEIRQSHADCERVQDPYSFRCQPQVMGAALDLLRHVSATLEIEANGVTDNPLIFPNGDDSISGGNFHAQPVAFAADMLTMAMCEVGSISERRTAVLVDPKMSGLPPFLVEDSGVNSGFMIVQVTAAALVSENKSLAHPASVDTVPTSANQEDHVSMATHGARKARTVTGNAAGVIGVELLAACQGIDFHAPLRTSPALSLAYDAVRAVVPHYEKDRYFADELAWAQQEVLSGSLSSEVQAELFG; encoded by the coding sequence ATGAACCCGATCACCCTCCGCCCCGGCTTCGTCACGCTGGCCGAGCTGCGCGCCGTCTGGGGCGGGGCGCCGGTCGCGCTCGAAGCCTCCGCCTTCGACGCGATCGACGCCGCCCAGGCGAGCGTCGAGCGCATCGTCGCGTCGGGCCGCACCGTCTACGGCATCAACACGGGCTTCGGCCTGCTCGCGCAAACCCGTATCCCGCACGAGCGGCTGGCGGAGCTTCAGACCAACCTCATCCTCTCGCATAGCTGCGGGCTTGGCGACGATCTCTCCCGCCCCGTCATGCGGCTCGTCATGGCGATGAAGGTGATCGGCCTCGCCCGCGGCCATTCGGGCGTGCGGCGGATCGTCGTCGATCGCCTGCTCGACATGCTGGAGCGCGACGCCATTCCCTGCGTCCCCGCCCAGGGCTCCGTCGGCGCGTCGGGAGACCTCGCCCCCCTCGCCCATCTTTCCGCCGCCATGCTGGGTCACGGCCGCATCGCCCTTCACGGCGAGATCATGCCGGCCGCCGAGGCGCTGCAGCGGCTTGAGCTGCAGCCGCTTGAGCTCGGTCCCAAGGAAGGCCTCGCCCTCATCAATGGTACCCAAGTCTCGACCGCCATTGCCCTCGACGCGCTGTTCGCCGGCGAGCGGGTCTTCGCCTCCGGCCTCATCGCCGGCGGGCTTTCGATCGAGGCGCTGAAGGGCACCGACGCCGCCTTCGATCCGCGCATCCATGCGGTGCGCGGGCAGCCGGGCCAGATTGCCGTCGCCAAGGTGCTGCGCGATCTCCTGCGCCACAGCGAAATCCGCCAGTCGCACGCCGATTGCGAGCGGGTGCAGGACCCCTACAGCTTCCGCTGCCAGCCGCAGGTGATGGGCGCGGCGCTCGACCTGCTGCGTCACGTCTCCGCCACGCTGGAGATCGAGGCGAACGGCGTCACCGACAATCCGTTGATCTTCCCCAACGGCGACGACAGCATCTCCGGCGGCAATTTCCACGCCCAGCCGGTCGCCTTCGCCGCCGACATGCTGACCATGGCGATGTGCGAGGTCGGCTCCATCTCGGAGCGGCGGACGGCCGTGCTGGTCGATCCCAAGATGAGCGGCCTCCCGCCCTTCCTGGTCGAGGACAGCGGCGTCAATTCGGGCTTCATGATCGTCCAGGTGACGGCAGCCGCCCTGGTCTCGGAGAACAAATCTCTCGCCCATCCGGCCAGCGTCGACACCGTCCCCACCTCGGCCAATCAGGAAGACCATGTCTCGATGGCGACCCATGGCGCCCGCAAGGCCCGGACCGTCACCGGCAATGCCGCCGGCGTGATCGGCGTCGAGCTGCTCGCCGCCTGCCAGGGCATCGACTTCCACGCCCCCTTGCGCACCTCGCCCGCCCTCAGCCTCGCCTATGACGCCGTGCGCGCCGTCGTGCCGCATTACGAGAAGGACCGCTATTTCGCCGACGAGCTCGCCTGGGCGCAGCAGGAAGTGCTGAGCGGGTCGCTTTCCAGCGAGGTGCAGGCGGAGCTTTTCGGGTGA
- the hutU gene encoding urocanate hydratase — MNIRRDNSRHIEAPTGPGITAKSWTTEAAMRMLMNNLDPDVAEAPEELVVYGGIGRAARDWESYDAIVATLKRLEENETLLVQSGKPVGVFRTHKDAPRVLLANSNLVPKWADWDHFNELDRKGLMMYGQMTAGSWIYIGSQGIVQGTYETFVEMGRQHYGGDLSGKWILTAGLGGMGGAQPLAAVMAGAHCLAIECQESRIEKRLETRYLDRRAETLDEALEIIRTAQEPISVGLLGNAAEILPEMVKRGIRPDAVTDQTSAHDPVNGYLPIGWTVDEWIERRERDPKAVEDAARASMAVHVEAMLAFQKMGVPTFDYGNNIRQVAKDEGVENAFDFPGFVPAYVRPLFCRGVGPFRWAALSGDPEDIYRTDAKVKELIPDDPHLHRWLDMARERIAFQGLPARICWVGLGQRHRLGLAFNEMVAKGELKAPVVIGRDHLDSGSVASPNRETEAMKDGSDAVSDWPLLNALLNTASGATWVSLHHGGGVGMGYSQHSGMVIVADGTEDAARRLERVLWNDPGTGVMRHADAGYDIAIDCAREQGLDLPMVGR; from the coding sequence ATGAACATACGACGCGACAATAGCCGACATATCGAGGCGCCGACCGGGCCCGGAATCACCGCCAAAAGCTGGACCACCGAGGCGGCGATGCGAATGCTGATGAACAATCTCGATCCGGACGTCGCGGAGGCGCCGGAGGAGCTGGTCGTCTATGGCGGCATCGGCCGGGCGGCGCGTGACTGGGAAAGCTATGATGCGATCGTCGCGACGCTGAAGCGGCTGGAGGAGAATGAGACACTCCTCGTCCAGTCGGGCAAGCCGGTGGGTGTGTTCCGCACCCACAAGGACGCGCCCCGCGTCCTGCTCGCCAATTCCAACCTGGTGCCGAAATGGGCGGACTGGGACCATTTCAACGAGCTCGATCGGAAGGGCCTGATGATGTACGGCCAGATGACGGCCGGCTCCTGGATCTACATCGGCAGCCAGGGCATCGTCCAAGGCACCTATGAGACCTTCGTGGAAATGGGCCGCCAGCATTATGGCGGCGACCTCTCCGGCAAATGGATTTTAACGGCGGGCCTTGGCGGCATGGGCGGCGCGCAGCCGCTCGCTGCAGTCATGGCGGGCGCCCATTGCCTCGCCATCGAATGCCAGGAGAGTCGGATCGAGAAGCGGCTCGAGACCCGCTATCTCGATCGCCGCGCCGAGACGCTGGACGAGGCGCTCGAGATCATCCGCACGGCCCAGGAACCGATCTCGGTCGGGCTGCTCGGCAACGCGGCGGAAATCCTGCCGGAGATGGTGAAGCGCGGCATCCGGCCCGATGCAGTGACCGACCAGACCTCCGCCCACGATCCCGTGAACGGCTATCTCCCCATCGGCTGGACCGTCGACGAGTGGATCGAACGCCGCGAGCGCGACCCCAAGGCGGTGGAAGATGCCGCGCGCGCCTCGATGGCCGTGCATGTCGAGGCGATGCTCGCCTTCCAGAAGATGGGCGTGCCCACTTTCGACTATGGCAACAACATCCGCCAGGTGGCGAAGGACGAGGGCGTCGAGAACGCGTTCGATTTCCCCGGCTTCGTCCCGGCCTATGTCCGCCCGCTCTTCTGCCGCGGCGTCGGCCCGTTCCGCTGGGCGGCGCTCTCGGGCGACCCGGAGGACATCTACCGCACGGACGCCAAGGTGAAGGAGCTGATCCCCGACGATCCGCACCTCCATCGTTGGCTCGACATGGCGCGGGAGCGCATTGCCTTCCAGGGGCTTCCGGCGCGCATCTGCTGGGTGGGCCTGGGACAGCGGCACAGGCTCGGCCTCGCCTTCAACGAAATGGTAGCCAAGGGCGAGCTGAAGGCACCTGTCGTCATCGGCCGCGACCATCTCGACTCCGGTTCGGTCGCCAGCCCCAATCGCGAGACCGAGGCGATGAAGGACGGCTCCGACGCCGTCTCCGACTGGCCGCTTCTCAACGCCTTGCTCAACACCGCGAGCGGAGCGACCTGGGTATCGCTGCACCATGGCGGCGGTGTCGGCATGGGCTATTCGCAGCATAGCGGCATGGTGATCGTCGCCGACGGCACCGAGGACGCGGCGCGGAGGCTGGAGCGCGTGCTCTGGAACGATCCCGGCACCGGCGTCATGCGCCACGCCGACGCCGGCTACGACATCGCCATAGACTGCGCGCGCGAGCAGGGTCTCGATCTGCCGATGGTGGGACGATGA
- the hutI gene encoding imidazolonepropionase has translation MWDRLLTDCNIATMDPAVGAPFGAIEDGAIAIQDGRILRVGRRVELAGNRAKTVEPLGGAWVTPGLIDCHTHLVFGGNRAGEYEQRLQGATYEEIAKAGGGIVSSVKATREASLDDLVETARRRLHALMRGGATTVEIKSGYGLDTETELKMLRAAKRLGETESVRIVPTLLALHALPPDYKERRDAFVRLATEEMIPQVAGLAQAVDAYCEGIGFTQAEVRALFEAATRHGLRVKLHAEQLSNMGGAALAADYKALSADHLEHADEAGIVAMAKAGMVAVLLPGAFYALKETKKPPVDLLRKHKVPMAVATDCNPGTSPVLSPTLMLNMACTLFGLTPEEALAGMTREAARALALQDEVGTLSAGKAADLCVWRVSRPAELCYWIGLPGPERRIVAGRDA, from the coding sequence ATGTGGGATCGCCTGCTGACCGACTGCAACATCGCCACGATGGATCCGGCCGTGGGCGCGCCCTTCGGAGCGATCGAGGACGGCGCGATCGCGATCCAGGACGGACGGATCCTCCGCGTCGGCCGCCGGGTCGAGCTGGCCGGCAATCGCGCCAAGACCGTCGAGCCGCTGGGCGGCGCCTGGGTCACGCCCGGCCTCATCGACTGCCACACCCACCTCGTCTTCGGCGGCAACCGCGCGGGCGAATATGAGCAGCGCCTCCAAGGCGCGACCTATGAGGAGATCGCGAAAGCCGGTGGCGGCATCGTCTCCTCGGTAAAGGCAACGCGCGAGGCATCGCTGGACGATCTGGTCGAGACGGCGCGGCGGCGTCTCCATGCGCTGATGCGGGGCGGGGCGACCACGGTGGAGATCAAGTCCGGCTACGGACTCGACACCGAGACGGAGCTCAAGATGCTGCGCGCGGCCAAGAGATTGGGCGAGACCGAGTCGGTGAGGATCGTGCCGACCCTGCTCGCGCTCCACGCCCTCCCGCCCGACTATAAGGAACGGCGCGACGCGTTCGTGCGGCTCGCGACCGAGGAGATGATCCCGCAGGTTGCCGGCCTTGCCCAGGCGGTGGACGCTTATTGCGAGGGCATCGGCTTCACCCAGGCCGAGGTGCGCGCGCTGTTCGAAGCGGCGACTCGCCACGGCCTTCGCGTCAAGCTCCACGCCGAACAGCTCAGCAACATGGGCGGCGCCGCTCTGGCCGCCGACTACAAGGCGCTGTCGGCCGACCATCTCGAACATGCCGACGAGGCGGGGATCGTGGCGATGGCGAAGGCGGGCATGGTGGCCGTGCTTCTGCCCGGCGCCTTCTACGCATTGAAGGAAACGAAAAAGCCGCCGGTCGATCTACTCCGCAAGCACAAGGTGCCGATGGCAGTGGCGACCGATTGCAACCCCGGCACCTCGCCGGTGCTGTCGCCGACGCTCATGCTCAACATGGCCTGCACCCTGTTCGGACTGACACCGGAAGAGGCCTTGGCCGGCATGACGCGGGAAGCAGCCCGCGCGCTCGCATTGCAGGACGAGGTCGGCACGCTAAGCGCCGGTAAGGCTGCCGACCTTTGCGTCTGGCGCGTGAGCCGGCCGGCCGAACTTTGCTACTGGATTGGACTGCCCGGACCCGAGCGGCGGATCGTGGCCGGGCGGGATGCGTGA